Within Mytilus trossulus isolate FHL-02 unplaced genomic scaffold, PNRI_Mtr1.1.1.hap1 h1tg000070l__unscaffolded, whole genome shotgun sequence, the genomic segment ttttaccttGCGAATAAATTCATCAGTAAAttgaaatggaaatggggaccaaacagcagataacagccgaattCCACCAACGGGTCTTCATTGCAGTGAGAAAATCCCCCGCCCGGAAGTGGTCCTCCGCTGGCCCCTAAATATGATTgtgtgaaaatggacgtcacactgaACTCcaaaacacatataaatgatctaaaatttaaaaaattacttaCTAAGGTCAtatcagaggctcctgactatGGAAAgacgcaaaattgcggcggggttaaacatgaatTGTGAGATGTCAACCCTCAACCTATACCTCTAGCTAACaaaccaaaatgacaataatacatcaattaacaaaggactactagcagttactgacatgcaaGCTCCAGACCGTAATTAAATTGATTGAAAGGTTATGTCTTCGTCATacgaaaatcaaatacattCCCTCCCGTTAGGGTTTTAGTATTACACCATCATACTgaatatgagaagaacataactcgtatcatgccaacaactggttttagaataaatgtgtttatctccgatgcaaagaccctgtAAGTGAATTAATAGTAATACCAAAATATGCTATccttaatgacctgacaacgtGTCCCTTTCGAATAAGattgtttaaaggttttgtaaggtTTTGAGGGGAATTGAGacattttttgtgatttgtagagaatattacaatacaatattggatgtgaaatacctgagcGAACCGATTTACAaactatataattatatatctttCTGTCTGTATTGCATTGTTGGATAACTATACTGAACAAAAAGTATGTAATCGCTTCAGCATTTAGTATTTTGATGACTGctgatatttgaaaattgatttttaggaCATAATACCCATGGGCTATTGTTGGCCGAACTTTGCAGCTATGGCTCAATCAAAATTATGGTTTCACGTCGTGGAAAGGCGCATGTGTGGTTCAAAACCGGAAGTACAAGCACCGGGACTGGAATAACACTGACGTACAAATCGTATGGTCAAagtatgttttatatatcataGCTAACTTTCTAAATTGACAGTTTTGGAgactttatatttttctgtttatacatatacattttgtattttcaaattgtttacaGTTAGAATCAGTCCTTACTTACACTTTTTTCAGCACAATCGGAATTCAATAATCTGTGAGATCTTTTCTAAAACAGTCTTGTCTAATACAGTTTAGTCATGATAGCCTAGTGTTGTTCAAATGTCCAAAATTTTTCTAGCCGAAGCATAACTCTTATTAGAAGCTGTTGTTTTAAAGGTGTCGGGAAAATACTTCTATTGACAAAGAGGTCACAACTGATTCCTACTGTATATACAATGTGATTTAATTGAAACTGATGGTATATATGCATAGTTTTTGCGTATTTGTATACATATCATCTTGAACAAAACATTTAGTCTAAcccattaattttaaaaaagaattttaactttgcaacaataaaaaaaataacgaaggATGTCAAAGATATATAGGTATAATACATTTACTGTTTTTGCTATTTGAAAACACAAGTGATATCTGGAGTATAGACATACGATCATCATGTTTTCAACAGGTTTGACTCAGTATAGCGATGAATACAATCTCTTTGATTTCTTATCTCCGTTGTTTATACCAAAGGCATTAAGACAGTCTGGTGCACTGTTTGGACGGGAACGATGCCCAGTATGGGGATTTAGCCTCACTCCCTTCGTTAAACATCTTTTAAACGTATCCTTTTGTTGTTGGTTCGACCTTTATCTCTATAATGTATAAATCAGCAACGGCTACTCAAGCACAAACATGAAAGTTACATTCATTGCCTTGAATATGGAGAGCATTATTCACTCAGATgttggaagatgtggtatgagtgccaatgagaaaactctccattcaaatcacaatttataaaagtaaaccattataggtcaatgtacggccttcaatacggagccttggctcacatcgaacaacaagctataaagggcccccaaaTAACAAgtgtaaaccattcaaacgggaaaaccaacggtctaatctgtataaaaaaacgagaaacatgtataaatcatAGCATCCTACAACTGCAGTGAtgtattcaagaaaaatatctAGAGCCGAAATTCCTTCAAAATGAATTTAATGCTATCAGATTTAGCAGATAAAATTTGGAAATACAAATGGCTTGTAACGCCTACCTTATAGGTTTTATTTTTAGGTAGACTTTTACTTAAGATTCAtagtttatgttttatattatcttataactcatcatagatactaggattaaAGTTCAGTGTGCCAGACGAGCCTTTCGTCTAAAAAAACCATCAACAGTGACgcttaaaaggtaaaaaaaatatattgaaaagcaGCTTATGTAATCTATGAATTCTATTATTTTAGATTTACCTTCATGTAACTCTGGATACGAGTGGCCTCAACGACGCTTTGTTAGAGCTGACGAAACACACCAGGTCATCACCTCTGAGAATTATCCTAACAACTACCCAAAGTAAGTCTGATTGTTTAAATATTGGAAGCCATTGTTAAAAAATTGGAACGTTTTCATGGCGattacttattttttataatagtgTAACTTGATCTGACGACTTTGCACAAGTATTCGTCATTTCATAAATGATTGAACTAttctaatttgttttacatatctggatggagagttgtctcattggcactcataccaacTCTTCCTTTATCTACTAATAGCTAGTGCTTCTTTAACCTGTTGATATCTTATGTATATTACAGAGATGATAAAGAGGAGTGGTTTAATATTAAGCCAAGTGCCTCCACACCTCTAGCTATTTATGTTAATCACGTCTATTATATATTACAGAGATGATAAAGAGGAGTGGGTTATTATTAAGACTAGTGCCTCCACACCTCTGGCTATTGTTGTGagtcttttttttatctattacagaGATGATAAAGAGGAGTGGGTTATTATTAAGCCTAGTGCATCCACACCTCTAGCTATTGTTGTTGAGGATATGGATATTGAAGACAGTCATCACTGTGGATATGATTACCTCGCTGTATATGACGGTAAgaactttaataaaaatgtttgtttgtgactttttaaaaactaaaatagaaaaaatattggaaaatgTAGACTAATAAGACAAAGAGATACCATCAAACCAAGTTAGGAAACAAATACAACgacgaaaagacaaaaaacaaaagtctaatttttaaatgttcGGTGGTTTCGTGACTTTTGTGTAAAAAGTTCAAACCGATATCTTCTATTATTTTGCACGTTTAATCCTACTTCAGatatacaattgttttattgCAGGGAAGTGTTCATACGACAAAGAGAAAGCAAAGTTATGTAACGATAGAAAAGGATCTTGGACCCTAACAGGAAACAAATACTCTCTAATCAGATTCCATTCTGATACTGATAGAACAGGAAAAGGTTTCAAACTTCGTTTCTACTTAGGCACTGTTGAAGGTATTGAACTAAAGTTGTTTGGTTAATGTCTGCATTCACAGATATGATCGATAATAATTCGCATGTTTAAAGTCACTGCATACTTCCAGTTAACCTGATAACGTCTCCTTAATAAACTTGTGaatgaaaatatgtaatttgtcaaagagacaacaacctaacTAAAGAGCAGAAAACTGAAGAAGGCCACAAATGGTTCTTCAAATACATCGGGAACATTTGACTGACGGGCTTGGGCTTGCATCCAAACAATGTGTACTAGGACGTCACACTAAAACAAATGATGAACTAAGACTAAACAACATATAGGAGCCTCGATTTGATTTTGTGGGATGAATGAATACACAGCCACTTTGGTTCAAAATAGAGGATTTATAACTTGACGATATGAATAGGAAAGCACCAATGTCTTCTGCTCAATATCAAGTATTCTATGTTtgaattgatgttttttttttcttgtcatGGAGTTGTCTGTTTATTCAATACactaattgttttaaaaagtaaaataacaaaattactactgaactccgatgaaaattcaaaacggaaagtctgtaacaaaatggcaaaatcaaatgataaaagatATCAAACGAATAAACAACAGCTGAGAACTCAGACTATGACCTTGAACTTCAAGTTTAACACTTTGGAATACTCCcgccacttttattattttggttTAATGTATGCATGCATTTGTGGATCCACACGTATATGTCTTAGGTTATGCCAATTACCTCTGCATATATGTTTTCGATTGTCAGTAGACAAATTACATTTTCCCGCGTTTCAACGAATAGTGGGAAACATTTGTATTAACGATGCGTATGAATTTTCTTATTTAGTCACGTGAAAATTTCATGTGCGGGAAAATATTTCGAAAGCCTTCACTTTCTGCCCAACAGTCGTAGTGtcaagtttatttttacatatttcagaTATGTAACAATTTAGTTTAATTCATGTTTCTGATcatgtttagtatttttttgaTACGAATAATTGTAACTCAAATTTGTATATACTGTCCAAGTATACCTCTGAGCATAGGGTTTGGACGCAGGTTTCCAACTTTTTTCCACTACATATTTGGTATTTAATGTAGTTTGACCCGAGATAACTcgttttggttgttttttccTGGCCGGCGGGATCGTTGATGAAAGAGCCTTTGCTATTATTTGGTATTTACCtaaatatactacatgtatgtcatataTCAGCATCCAGTAATCATCTATaattgtattgatttatttatgtatttatgctTATGAATTGTATTTTCAACTAACTAAAATGCGGTGTCCTTCATGCTGTCTGGGTTATCggcaatatgaatatattgttttgtttcattataGCCTATGTATTCAAGGGGGAAAAGGTTAAGGTAATACGTATTAAAAagtgctacttagaaatgggcTCGACTATACGAAGACAAATGACAAAGTATTTTGCGTCTATTTCAACCTTtaatttgttgggttttttttgtaatttatggTCTTCTAATCTTGAAACATAGTATAATTGCTCAGCATACAGTGAACTATTTaatatgtattatttaaaattaggGGTGTAACCTATCTcactttatattgaaatgattGAGAGATCCTTAACAAATGcgtttgttaaaatatataattgtaagtggaataattgacaatgagacaactcttcaccagagaccaaaaaaacaaaagtaacacctcttatatttataaatacatattttaattttaaattctttctAAATTTCAGAACCAAAAGGAGATTCAAGTGCTCTGCATGCCATTTTGATTGGATTAATAGCTGCCTGTATAGTTGTAATATTTTTACTGGCATCAGCTAAATTATACATGCGCTGTTTCAAGAAACCAAAAGTTCGTCCAAACCAAGACCATCTTCGTAACCGGAGAGCAGTTCTTGAGGCTCAAGTCCGAAGAGGTCCACTTGGATCAAGATTAGCCAGAATGATGACAGCGCAATCAATTCATTCGGAAATGACTCGGTACCTGAGCAATACCACGGAGCACGATAGCCGAGTCTCcacatttgaaatttcaacgTCACAGTCGTCAGGAGCTGGTTTGGTTTTTGAAGATGGAATGTTCCAGCCGCCATCTTATAGTACTCTTTTTCGCCATTCGGAAGAACCATCAGCACCCCCAGCAGATACAAATGCCCCGCCCCCTTATCCGGGTTCTCCGGATTATAAACTTGAAGATCAAGGAAATACCGTCAGTGTTGCTCATGCGTCACCCATACACGAAAGCAATAAGGCCAGTGATGGCCTGACGAACGTAGAGACGGTCCCTCCACCACCATACAACTCTAgctaaatcattcaaatatacTGGTTCCCTGTCCTTTGTCTGTTTCGCTCTGACACAATGGGGATTCAGAAACCCGTATGTTTATTGAAAGGTAGGCTGGTTCTCTCCCTTTAACATATGGATATTTGAGTCTCCATATATGTGTTCCTGTCAAAATTTGGCGAAACATATAGttgtatattctttaaaatgacTATCATCACGTTTGTTTTCAATcatcaacaaacaaacaaaatactcCCAAATCATATGCATGTTACGCAGATtgaacaatttttgaaaattatgttaAACAATCAAATAACCATTTGAACATATTAATGAAAGTTTTGCTAATTTTGACTTGAATATagaatatgatataaaaactagTACATATTTCCGTCCAAagaatgtatgttatttttgtactttattagtCGTGTGAGCAAGGAAGATTACACAGAGTATAACTATTGTTTGGGAATATAGTACCCATGTTGGACAAGCATAACTCGTTGGACTATTGGTTTAATGAACACATGTTAACAATGAAGGATACGCTCTTGTCTAATTGATTGACAGTTCTTGTATTGACCAGGGATAGATACTCGTTTAACCATACATTGATACAAGTTTGTTTGTTCTATGTCAAATGTTCAAAAACGTTTTCAATGAAAACCTAAAACAAAACTGTGTTCCAATGATTTTGGCTTTTGTCTGTACTCCTTGTGATTTTGTGATTTGAATGATAATCATctgatattttctatttcgttcACTAAGACCTGTAAATAATCTATGAACAAAAACATTTGGTCTATCTTATCGTTGAAACAACTGATCTATTAAACAGTACGTCAATCTCTTATCGTTAATGTCAAATAtcatcattattattcattggtaTTTTGACGTAATTTGTGTATAGAAAGTTTGAACAATAACACTGAACTCCAAGGTAAATTGAAAAAGGAGAGgttcataaaaattgaaaaaagcaaaattttaaCAGGGCGAATTGGGGAATAACTGCCATATTCTTAACTGTATGCAGGCAGTTTCTGTAGAGAAACAAATATATGGTAGGTTAAACCCggttttatgttttcaattccTATCATTACTATTTGAATAATTGAATTGGAATGGAGAcacatttcattataaaaattccCAAGCACAtgggtttttttatttagtatttaagGAGGTTTTAAAGGAACAcgcataaatttatacttgcaCCAATATGAATTAGATAAACAATGTGTTATGCCTTAACTGTGCCTTTATCATTTAacgatttattttttagaaatgtCTTAATATTTGAAGCCCTACAacttatgaatataaacaaatgcGTGTCATATACAGCCATGTagaatattttaacaaacaaaaataaatctctTATATAGTGCTATAGTTTGTTTCCATCTTCCagtgtattttattatattttgatcaTCTGTAATTACAGTATTAACAATTGTATTGTAAATTCCTTTCTCTGTtaattgaaacatatttatttataatggattgggaaacaagttttgcaacttatattaatccctttccactttgcaggtgcGAGTGCTGTTGCAtcagcctactctttttcgaaatctctGTTATCATTTCTTGTTATGAAATACCAAGAAGTTGGTATTATATTGAACAGAGTATTTTTGATTTGCTGTCATTAATATAgttcttgttatttttgtacTCTGTAATTCCTATACTTTTTGTCAAttaaagaacttttttttattttttatttttttcgtatcTGATCATGCTTATCGCTTAGTGTATAATCGTTTAATAGTCACTTGTTTGTTGTATGAGATATTGCTGCCTTGGTCTCTTTCGTCAAGCCGTGTTGAAGGAAGTGTTTTTGTTTGACGAACAAGGTGGACCAATTAAAGGAACGTAAAACAAGGTACTCTCTATTGTAGTTCagttaatttgtgtttttacttttgactATAAATGTTTGATGAAATACGTATAATTCAACGTTATTTCGCTCAATACTTTGtactatatttaaaaagaaaacgcatgaaaaaatagaagaaaattcTGTATCTGAGGAAATATATACCAATGACCAaccttaaaaaatgtattaaggtTTCTAATGGTACAGCCAAACTTCCAAACGTAATGtgtgataaataaaatgtatgtcatTATAACTGGTATCGAATTTCTTTACTAAAAACATCTATACGTTTGTAGAAACATTTGATTTATAGAAGGATAATTGAACTCCAATTTCAATACTATTATTAACAAAAACAGCTGATAGAAAGTAAAGTAGGAGAATAACcgaactcaaaggaaaattcaaatcggaaagtactttatcaaatgtcaaaataaaaagctcaaaccAATCACACGGATGGAAAACAACTTtcgaaaatggtgaattaaacatgtatttttttatagctagctaaaactCTCATTTGTATGAAAGTCTCATAAAATACGTTTAATAACTAAAATAATGAGTGAACAAAAAAACACGCCAACTGAAACGGGAATCTTGATCAGGACCTGAGTTAAAAGTCTGGACAATATTAAGAAAATCGTGTTCAGTATTTTAGCTAATTTTGATACTTATCCACAGCAGTATTTACGAAACACTTTACAGCCCTCCGCTATGTGTTAAAGAAATTATTTCTCACTGCAAATGTCAAATATATGCCCAAACATATCATACTAAATAACAGTGGTTTGCCGGTATTCAAAAATCATATAACGATtgagagagaaaacaaatccgggtaacacACCACAActaagggaaacacatcaaatgaaagacgaaaataaagaaacaacaggGACACTGAAGTGCAACTAAAACCAACAACAACTTACATAATAAACAGCTACGCCATTAACGCATGATACGCCAATCgcgtttttaaaaataaaacttctatAACTTATCTATGTCATAtcagaaatttatataaaaaaaacactaaaggGAGCTTATTATCTTAATAGATGTAAATCAGTCACCAAAGTGTGATAAAAACTCTTCTGAGCACTTAAAGGATATTGTCTAAAAACTCGAAAATCACTCCTGTGTATgaataaaattccatttcttGAAAACGTAAAATATAAAAGCTATACTAATCGCAAGGAAGCTCATGTCAATAGATAGAAACAGTTTACCAAAGTAACATGAAACTGGTCAAAGCATTTGTGAGCTATTGTCTGaaactggaaaattactttttttctaaggaataaaaccaaaaaattcGGAAAAAAACGAGAGGGAGATCACATCAAAACTAATAAACCATTCACCCAAGTTGCACGAAAACTGCCCAATGCATTTTTGAGCTATTTTCCGAAAACtagaaaacaaacttttaaagaataaaaaccCCAAAATCGGAAATGTATtatctaaaatttattaaaaaaaagtgtatgtgAACacacatcaatagatataaacagcTCACCAAAGATTCATGCAAATTAGTTAAAGCGTTCTCAAGTTATTGTCCGACATGCCAGGATGGGCGATCAAAcgcaaaaatgtttttttcagtgagaaaaaatatttcgcaCCGGAAATGTGAGAACTATTTTGGGGGAAATCTTCCTCACTTGAAACGATGGATGGAATGTATCATACGAAAAGTAGGAAAATGTAATTTGTCCCTTTTGTGTTTCTTTCATACATAATTGACAAGGGAAACTTCTAATTTAAATTCTGCAGAGGTTATGCCTAAAACAAATAATAGACTATATTATGTTCTtactttgaacaaaaaaaaagtcttttctACCTGTGTGACATGTACATGCTAATCAACTTATTAATGTACACCAAACGCACCATACTACGATACAGTTCATGTTAAACTGACAATGTGCCTGTCAGTTAAAGATTCGGTCCCAGAACTTAAAACCGTTCAATTATTTATCGTTAGATTtaacatagataaataaaatgataaaataataaaacaaatatgtgagggttccgcggaacccagtgtctcgcctatttttgttGTTAATCGCTGGCTGAACAAGAatgagaagaaaaaataaatattcctcTCGATActatattttgattgaaagaagcttctgtccaagtttggtaaaaatccaggatagtttatcaatcttataatttttttaaaaacttgacCATCAGACTGTTTGTAATGTTAACTAAAAAAAAGgttcatttataagaaaaatacagataaacaggtaaaaaatataacaaaatttgcttctagatactagctttgaATCATAGACAAGCTTCTGTCAATGTTAATGTATTGTGTCCCagcatttaaaagtaaaagagggacgaaagataccaaaggcacagtcaaactcgtaaatctataacaaactgacaacgccatggctaaaaatgaaaaagacaaacagaaaaacaatagtacacatgacacaacatagaaaactaaagaataaacaacacgaaccccaccaaaaactaggggtgatctcaggtgctccggaagggtaagcagatcctgctccacatgcggcacccgtcgtgttgcttatgtgattacaaatccggtaaatagtctaattcggtaggtcaaattcatgaaagggaaggggattgtagttacgacgtaaggaacatatccgataaaatacacagaaaatgaaattttatttttacaaaatttacttctggatactatctcatgatcataaacaagcttctgtccaagtttggttcaaatccaggatagtttaagaaggttattaaggtagattcatggtataccgccaccttggattgtacaatcacagtacaaaatcggtctataGTTATTTGCCTatatctgcaaatttggagacaggTTTGCAATTCAATGGTAAGACTGTTTTTGTtctatataaaagtaaacttgGTAATTAACTGATTATaccaaatatttcaacaaatttcattttttttttaaatctttttttttcaaatgagcctatagcaagaaaacaagttcggtgacggcagattttatttttattttcttaaaatatattatcaaacctatcttctcaccatttatttcaaaattctatctcatagaatttttttatgcacactcATGTgctttttcatgaacaaactaaccaaatgttggcaattttcaacgactcatagcttgaaaaatagcacggtgacccatactttttattaaatttttgaaaagcgCATAGTTCtggcaaattataagaaaattttgtctaatatatacttatgatctaccttaaaatttcaaaaacttaagCCAAAGAGTGAATATTAGTGTACGAGCAGCTCAGACGATAACGTCGACGACACCAAcgacagaatgtaggatcgctatgtctcgcttcttcgacttaagtcgaaggctcgaaGAAAAGCAATGATGGaggttgttaaatttgaaatgaatatttttgtgcttctcttttacatattgtttttttttattagttaagattataaaataatgttgaCTGCagtatccttatttttttttacatttttacctttttgactgtttgttttgctcaatATATTGGAATATGATGCAAAATATGacaggtttagctagctataaaaccaggttcaacccaccatttttaaaataagaaaacacctgtaccaagtcaggaatatgacagtttgtatccattcgtttgatgtgcttgagattttgcaatttgattacggactttctgttttgaattttcttcagagctcagtttttttgtgtttttattcataacacatatatattttcctGAAAATGTGATATCTTTGTAAGGGTAAAAGTTTTCAACTAAATtgaggaaatatatatatacctggATATGTATacgagggacgaaagataccagagggacagtcaaacccatcaatcaaaaataaactgacaacgccatggcaaatatgaaaaaagacaaacaggcaagcaatattacacatgacacaagatagaaaactaaagaacaaGCAACACGAACGCTACCAAAAACTaaaggtgatctcaggtgctccggaagggtaagcagatcctgctccacatgtggcacccgtcgttttgctcatgttaaaaaaaatccagtaaatagtctaattcggaaggtcacattcatgaaagcgaagggtattgtagttacgacgtaaggaacatatccgatatcatttgtgaaacggtaatTCTGTAACGGAAAACCAACTCGTGGTGTCCGTAAAGATAACGAAGTGATGATtccaacttcaccatttggaactcttcgttgaatagcttccttgtaagcaacacccctctatcaagaaaatcatgataggaaatgcaagcacgagAATATCGTAGCAATGGGAGATAATATGACCCGTAttcaggtgctgctggaatgttgctacttgaaatggaaagttcacaattgaaaagttgaaatcatctgtTTTGTCctaaaagatttgttttcaaccaaccctcattgccaatttctagatgtaagttaGATATGAGGCcaacttaactgtatctgttatATTAtgtatctctagttcgatgtaGCAGAtacgttcaacatagtcactaacttttgtattatttagtgaaagaacatcttCTATATAGCggaagtagagttaaaggatattgcttacttctgatctttcttcctaagaagttcctgtatgaagtcagcctcgtaaaaataaagatacaagtcggcaagaagagggacACAATTGTTTCCCATTGaaataccgactgtctgttgaaaaacatgtccttcgaacattacaaatatgttgtcaattaaaaactaagcatcttgataatgtcatttttagagaatttttagttttaatcaGAGTCATCCTTTAAAGTATGatgtatccctccctaagacacgATACTTGTATCTTCCTTGGCCATACTTTTTaacttttcccatcactttgcgtccggcgtccgtcgtccgtcgtcgtcgttaacttttacaaaaaccttctcctctgaaactactcggccaaatttaaccaaacttggccacaatcatcattggggtatctagttataaaaatgtgtccggtgacccggtcaaccaaccaagatggccgccacatctaaaaatagaacata encodes:
- the LOC134699431 gene encoding deleted in malignant brain tumors 1 protein-like; its protein translation is MLLVLLLTLVIFVPDDIDAQCSSLSTLSANTNEKVIEKSKESNLDCHWTIESPDHVEINVTKWSLAQTCAEDSLRIYDGHNTHGLLLAELCSYGSIKIMVSRRGKAHVWFKTGSTSTGTGITLTYKSYGQNLPSCNSGYEWPQRRFVRADETHQVITSENYPNNYPKDDKEEWVIIKPSASTPLAIVVEDMDIEDSHHCGYDYLAVYDGKCSYDKEKAKLCNDRKGSWTLTGNKYSLIRFHSDTDRTGKGFKLRFYLGTVEEPKGDSSALHAILIGLIAACIVVIFLLASAKLYMRCFKKPKVRPNQDHLRNRRAVLEAQVRRGPLGSRLARMMTAQSIHSEMTRYLSNTTEHDSRVSTFEISTSQSSGAGLVFEDGMFQPPSYSTLFRHSEEPSAPPADTNAPPPYPGSPDYKLEDQGNTVSVAHASPIHESNKASDGLTNVETVPPPPYNSS